The following proteins come from a genomic window of Theileria equi strain WA chromosome 2 map unlocalized gcontig_1105316255037, whole genome shotgun sequence:
- a CDS encoding protein phosphatase 2C, putative (encoded by transcript BEWA_035920A), translating into MIFRGGPLLGFFIIRRMGAHLSSPRTDKTSAFGGDLAKDSTQFGCTSMQGWRVSMEDAHLAIPDFIKHKNGSIGLYGVFDGHGGHYVSTWCSKHFHDLFRDELQAHPDMPIDINVEPRMPVEKCVAESLQSAFLRVDEELLKPEIEAELKSYYKPVDKAEVPGTCMDSSDILKVLLPNKRSTREALKILEAIKNPEGLDQQCRSIPIESEDVTMDAVGGEEERAHYASMIQEVCVDSGNYGREGVSEFSFEYAKGDMSAYSDELDDISPEDSIDAIMEEPYGEAIAHGCGAASVVLAVTPGPNPCLVAANAGDSRVILCRAGKAIPLSHDHKPGLPEESERIRRAGGSVTNGRVDGNLNLSRAIGDLSFKQDHTLKPEEQRISAFPDVRICPISKEDDFVILACDGIWDCKTNQEVVDFVRERINSAKEKNAYDGSTLSKICEELCDACVSKNPSESEGIGCDNMTVIIVKLGDSILDNKNVDHTVTMYRRPLGSL; encoded by the coding sequence ATGATATTCCGAGGAGGTCCTCTGTTGGGGTTCTTTATAATAAGAAGAATGGGAGCGCACCTGAGTAGTCCTAGGACTGACAAAACCTCGGCATTTGGAGGTGATTTGGCCAAGGATTCGACCCAATTTGGATGTACTTCGATGCAAGGATGGAGAGTCTCCATGGAAGATGCCCATTTGGCGATTCCCGATTTCATCAAGCATAAAAATGGAAGCATAGGATTGTATGGTGTGTTTGACGGCCACGGAGGTCACTATGTGAGTACCTGGTGTTCAAAGCACTTTCATGACTTGTTTCGTGATGAGCTTCAGGCCCATCCAGATATGCCAATTGATATAAATGTCGAGCCGCGCATGCCAGTTGAAAAATGCGTTGCGGAATCGCTCCAATCTGCGTTTTTACGTGTAGATGAAGAGCTTTTAAAGCCTGAAATCGAGGCTGAGTTAAAGAGCTACTATAAACCAGTAGACAAGGCTGAGGTCCCTGGAACCTGTATGGACTCCAGTgacattttaaaggttCTTTTGCCAAACAAACGTTCCACCAGGGAAGCGcttaaaattttggaagCCATCAAGAATCCCGAAGGTTTGGACCAGCAGTGTAGAAGCATACCGATTGAATCTGAGGATGTGACTATGGATGCAGTAGGCGGAGAGGAGGAACGTGCACACTATGCTAGCATGATTCAAGAGGTGTGCGTAGATTCTGGAAATTATGGCCGAGAGGGTGTCTCTGAATTCTCCTTTGAATACGCAAAGGGAGACATGTCCGCTTATAGCGATGAACTGGATGACATTTCTCCTGAAGACTCTATTGATGCCATTATGGAGGAACCATATGGAGAAGCTATTGCGCATGGTTGCGGAGCTGCCTCCGTTGTTTTAGCTGTTACTCCCGGTCCAAATCCATGTCTTGTCGCTGCAAATGCCGGTGACTCTCGTGTAATTTTATGCAGAGCCGGAAAGGCTATACCTCTATCGCATGACCATAAACCTGGGCTCCcagaagaatctgaacGTATAAGGAGAGCTGGTGGGTCTGTTACCAATGGGAGAGTTGATGGGAATCTCAATCTCTCCCGTGCAATTGGAGATTTATCCTTCAAGCAAGATCACACTCTCAAGCCAGAGGAGCAACGAATTTCTGCTTTCCCAGATGTAAGGATATGTCCAATTAGCAAGGAAGATGACTTTGTCATTCTAGCATGCGATGGGATTTGGGATTGTAAGACAAATCAAGAGGTTGTAGATTTTGTGAGAGAACGTATTAACTCTGCAAAGGAGAAAAATGCCTATGATGGTTCTACACTTTCAAAAATCTGCGAAGAATTATGCGACGCTTGTGTCTCAAAAAATCCAAGCGAATCTGAAGGTATTGGATGCGACAATATGACTGTTATTATTGTTAAACTTGGggactccattcttgataataaaaatgtgGATCATACTGTGACAATGTATAGACGACCATTGGGTAGTCTTTAA